The following DNA comes from Anopheles coustani chromosome 2, idAnoCousDA_361_x.2, whole genome shotgun sequence.
ACAGGGGCTTCCAGACCATCTTCTTCTTCCACAGGTCGTGGCTGGTGTACTCCCAGCCGTGTTCGTCCTTGCCGAGGTACTTCTCGCCCGGAATGCCAACCTTGACCGTGTCCGGCACCCAGATCTGCTTCCACTCGGGGACCTGCACCTCCTTCCAGACCGGAACTTGTACCTCGCGCCAGACGGGCTTGTTGACCTTCTTCCAGTCCGGCACCTGCACCTCCTTCCAGGCCGGGATTTCCGTTTCCTTCACGTATGGCTTCTTGATGATCTTCCAGTCCGGCACCTTCACCTCGCGCCAGATTGGAACTTCCACCTTCTTCCAGACCGGGATCTGCTGCTTTTTCCACTCGGACTTCCACACCTCGACCTTCTTCGACTCCCAGACCTTCTTCCAGTCCTCCTTCCAGGCCAGCTTCTTCTCCCAGACGCACTTTGGTTCGTGGTGGTCGTGACCCTTGTTGAAGAAGAACGGAGCAGGACTTCGCTTCTGTCGAATGGCAACTGAGTCGTCCGCTAGAACCAGTGAGACACAAAGGCAGCCCGCGAGAGCCTGGGAAGAaaagacaaacacacaaagtGGAGGTGATTGATGCTTCCTTGGTTATCGAATGGTCTAATGATTATCCTGCCCCCAATCAAACTGCTAGGTCATCAAAATGCATCACCCGTTTAACACCCGATTAAAGAGAGAGAAATCGATTCATCAAGCGATCGATTGAATTGCTTCCATCCCGACTTCAGGAACTGGTATGGCGCGTGGCAATGCATGTACGGCACCGTATCCAAAGGTGGAACCGGTTGTGGTGATAATTATCTACAGATTATCATAAATTATGTTGATGTATGCTCCTAACACTGTATCACTTAGCATTAGACGCATGCCGAGGCGCCCTTACGATGTGAGCATTGAGCAGAAAAAGCAATTCCActcattttaaattgaatccaattccattccattccaattTTTTTCCTCGGTGCATTTCCGTCAGTTTAAGtggacaacaaacaaaccatgaACCGCGAAATGATCATATGATAAAAGCATATCAAAAAGTTTCAGCTTAATCGAGAGACATTTGACCCATGGTCATACTTTCATCTTTTCTATTGTCAGCCACTGCTGACGTAACTTGTCCGAAAAAGTGCTTTCAATAGTTCATCGCTGCCGGATTGGGACGAACATTTTGCTCTCACAGTTTGTCTCTTAAGACGGTGCGAGTGATTTTAGTTCATGGGAAAATGTCCATAGTTGCGAGAAATTACACAACGCTCAAAAGGGGCGAATTAAAAGGAAAGTGAAACCAGTAAACAATGTAATACATGTTGTGTTGAAGGGTCACACTGTTTCGCGTTCGCAtaaattgtaaataatttcattctttggatgaaaaaatgcgttttcgtttaatttacTCTATTCTTTCTAGATAAACAGATAAACTATTCTGGGTTGGTCAGCAAGCAATCAATTAAGCAATTCTTTTCACACCGATGAATTCAATTCTAGTCTCaacgtttttttccatttcactctGTGCGATACGAAATATTGTAAATTTTAGGAAGTTTACACTTGACCGCTTATTCTTAAGCTTCTAACGCTTCACTCATCACAATTTCGAGAAGGCAATGATGAACAGTCTTTTATCTAAACTCGAATCGATTGCTGTGCAAAGAAGTTCTCTTCACTTTACAGAGCAACATCGTGGACCACT
Coding sequences within:
- the LOC131266021 gene encoding golgin subfamily A member 6-like protein 25, whose amino-acid sequence is MRRPFKMRSLALLALAGCLCVSLVLADDSVAIRQKRSPAPFFFNKGHDHHEPKCVWEKKLAWKEDWKKVWESKKVEVWKSEWKKQQIPVWKKVEVPIWREVKVPDWKIIKKPYVKETEIPAWKEVQVPDWKKVNKPVWREVQVPVWKEVQVPEWKQIWVPDTVKVGIPGEKYLGKDEHGWEYTSHDLWKKKMVWKPLWKKVWKTVKKEEWKTEKKLEWKEEWVQVWRTEKKQIWVKKKEELWKEEKIEIWRIEKKQEWATEKKLEWKEEWKEIKVPAWKEIQVPAWKKVWKPVWEKACVPVSHGWH